The Candidatus Neptunochlamydia vexilliferae genome has a segment encoding these proteins:
- a CDS encoding S41 family peptidase — protein MFTYHVENKEFNQLIVKRSVKIYIEQFDPNRTSLLKGEVTPFLAMTPRQTRKVVNQYQRGEFAQYWNLNFMIEQAILRNRRIRHEQIERLINEGGGALSRTIPRTYTDYAANEEELKNRIYDRLVLEVQVYMKQRKVKEVSPQLVQKILNHRVKKRAAFEAHYLGKSERELTLHMLKAMAKSLDAHTGYYSPLEAHEIRAALKKEFSGVGVVLREDFDGVYVSNLIHGGPADKSGAIQVGDILVAINHQGVEDLTFEQLLEVMKGKAGSRITLGVKREAEVVHVDLIRQKITMDDERLSLAYAPYGDGIIGKITVPAFYDNGGQVSLDRDMREALRVLKSEGKLQGLVLDFRENSGGFLSQAVKVSSLFMNGGLIVISKYSDGEVSYQRNIDGRQYYDGPLVILTSKASASATEIVAQALQDYGVALIVGDERSYGKGSMQYQTITNERARAFFKVTVGRYYTASGRSPQIQGVQADIVVPTAFFPYNIGERYLEFPLSNDHLTSDTFHSLMNIKQGSYRDVARFAVPYLKPRESQWRQMLPQLVANSQERLANDQNFQFFLKVGKGYRPKKAQTRREAFSENYGMDDLQMKESVSIVKDMISISQQNSLQ, from the coding sequence ATGTTCACCTATCACGTTGAAAACAAAGAGTTTAACCAACTTATCGTCAAGCGGTCGGTGAAGATCTATATCGAGCAGTTTGATCCTAACCGGACGTCACTCCTTAAAGGAGAGGTCACCCCTTTTCTTGCGATGACGCCGCGGCAGACCCGGAAGGTGGTCAATCAGTACCAACGTGGGGAGTTTGCTCAGTATTGGAACCTCAACTTTATGATTGAGCAGGCGATCCTTCGCAATCGGCGGATCCGTCATGAGCAGATTGAGAGGCTCATCAATGAGGGGGGAGGGGCTCTTAGCCGCACCATTCCTCGCACTTACACCGACTATGCCGCAAATGAAGAGGAGCTCAAAAACAGAATTTACGACCGGCTGGTCTTAGAGGTTCAGGTCTATATGAAGCAGCGGAAGGTCAAAGAGGTCAGTCCGCAGCTTGTCCAAAAGATTTTAAATCACCGGGTTAAAAAAAGGGCCGCATTTGAAGCCCACTACCTAGGGAAAAGTGAGCGTGAACTTACCCTTCATATGCTCAAGGCGATGGCAAAAAGTCTCGATGCCCATACCGGTTACTATAGCCCGCTTGAAGCGCACGAGATTCGCGCTGCCCTGAAAAAGGAATTCTCGGGGGTCGGTGTTGTTTTACGTGAAGACTTTGATGGGGTGTATGTTTCAAACCTTATCCATGGAGGTCCTGCCGACAAAAGTGGAGCGATTCAGGTCGGAGATATCTTAGTTGCCATTAACCACCAGGGCGTTGAAGACCTCACCTTCGAGCAACTGCTTGAGGTGATGAAGGGGAAGGCTGGCTCTAGAATTACTTTGGGTGTGAAAAGGGAAGCAGAGGTGGTCCATGTCGATCTGATCCGACAAAAAATCACCATGGATGATGAGCGGCTGTCCCTTGCCTATGCTCCTTATGGGGATGGCATTATTGGGAAAATCACCGTTCCCGCTTTCTATGATAATGGAGGGCAGGTAAGTCTTGATCGAGATATGCGTGAAGCTCTCCGCGTTCTAAAGTCAGAAGGAAAACTCCAGGGGCTTGTCCTCGATTTTCGAGAAAATTCAGGGGGCTTTTTAAGCCAAGCGGTCAAAGTCTCTTCCCTTTTTATGAACGGGGGGCTCATTGTTATCTCGAAATATTCTGATGGGGAAGTGAGCTACCAAAGAAACATCGATGGGCGGCAGTACTATGATGGGCCTCTCGTGATCCTCACCTCAAAAGCCTCCGCCTCCGCCACAGAAATCGTGGCTCAAGCGCTCCAAGATTATGGCGTTGCCCTTATCGTTGGAGATGAGCGCTCCTATGGAAAAGGGTCGATGCAATACCAGACCATTACGAATGAAAGGGCCCGCGCCTTCTTTAAGGTCACCGTTGGGAGATATTACACCGCCTCCGGGCGCTCCCCCCAAATCCAAGGGGTTCAGGCCGACATTGTTGTTCCCACCGCCTTCTTTCCTTATAATATAGGAGAGCGTTACTTAGAGTTTCCCCTTTCTAACGATCACCTCACCAGTGATACCTTTCACTCTCTTATGAATATCAAGCAAGGGTCCTACCGCGATGTGGCTCGCTTTGCCGTTCCCTATCTCAAGCCCCGCGAATCGCAGTGGCGGCAAATGCTCCCCCAGCTCGTTGCCAATAGTCAAGAACGCCTTGCAAATGATCAAAACTTTCAATTTTTTCTCAAAGTGGGCAAGGGGTACCGCCCTAAAAAAGCCCAGACCCGGCGCGAAGCCTTCTCAGAAAACTATGGGATGGATGACCTTCAAATGAAGGAATCTGTTTCCATTGTCAAAGATATGATTTCTATAAGTCAGCAAAACTCGTTGCAATAA
- the rpsL gene encoding 30S ribosomal protein S12 — protein sequence MPTMNQLVRKPRRPKVKKKKSPALQKCPQRRGVCLQVKTKTPKKPNSALRKVAWVRLSNGQEVIAYIGGEGHNLQEHSIVLVRGGRVKDLPGVRYHIVRGSLDCAAVKDRKKGRSKYGAKKPK from the coding sequence ATGCCAACGATGAACCAACTCGTGCGGAAGCCGCGCAGACCAAAAGTAAAGAAGAAAAAGTCCCCTGCTCTTCAAAAATGTCCTCAAAGACGGGGCGTTTGTTTGCAGGTAAAGACAAAGACACCGAAAAAGCCGAACTCAGCGCTACGTAAAGTGGCTTGGGTCCGCCTCTCCAATGGGCAAGAAGTCATTGCCTACATTGGGGGTGAAGGACATAACTTACAGGAACACAGCATCGTCCTCGTTAGAGGGGGGCGGGTGAAAGACCTTCCCGGTGTTCGTTACCACATCGTCCGCGGCTCCTTAGACTGCGCAGCTGTTAAAGATCGGAAAAAAGGGCGCTCGAAGTATGGCGCGAAGAAACCCAAGTAA
- the rpsG gene encoding 30S ribosomal protein S7, with protein MSRRRRATKRKIEPDQKYNSVVLTKFINRVMLDGKKSLAIKIVYGALDEFSKKVQAEDALMAFEQAMENAMPTLEVKSRRIGGATYQVPIEISPERRQSMAMKWIITNARQKAGRNMIDGLAMELSDCFNNQGSTIKKKDDTHRMAEANKAFAHYKW; from the coding sequence ATGTCTAGAAGACGTCGAGCTACCAAACGAAAAATAGAACCCGACCAAAAGTATAATAGTGTCGTTCTCACCAAATTCATCAACCGTGTGATGCTTGATGGAAAGAAATCACTCGCTATCAAAATTGTCTATGGCGCTCTCGATGAGTTCTCTAAAAAGGTACAGGCAGAAGACGCTCTTATGGCCTTTGAGCAGGCAATGGAAAATGCGATGCCGACTCTCGAGGTGAAATCACGCCGCATCGGTGGGGCAACCTACCAAGTCCCGATCGAAATTTCTCCTGAAAGACGGCAATCAATGGCGATGAAGTGGATCATCACCAACGCCCGCCAAAAAGCTGGACGCAATATGATCGACGGCCTCGCAATGGAACTTTCCGACTGTTTTAACAACCAAGGTTCCACGATTAAAAAGAAAGACGACACCCACAGAATGGCAGAAGCAAACAAAGCATTTGCCCATTACAAATGGTAA